Genomic DNA from uncultured Methanospirillum sp.:
AAGTGTAAAGGCTGTGGTACCTGTGGTGGATTCTGTCCAGGTGGTGCAATTAGAATGCAGCACTTTACAACCCCGCAGATCGTTGCACAGATTGACGCCTACCTCCTTGGAGGGGAGTAACTATGTCTGACGAGTGGAACCCAAAAATCCAGGCAATCATCTGTAACTGGTGTTCGTATGCCGGAGCAGACCTTGCTGGTGGTGCCCGTATCCAGTACCCGCCAGATGTTCGTGGTGTTCGTGTCATGTGCACGGGCCGTGTTGATATGCTCTTCATCCTGAAGGCTTTCGTTGATGGTGCAGACGGTGTTCTTGTCTCCGGATGCCACTTCGGTGACTGCCACTACCTTGAAGGAAACTACAAGGCAGCAAAGAGGATGTTCATGATCAAGTCCCTGATGAAGAACATCGGTCTTGACGACAAGAGATTCCGTATGACCTTCGTCTCTGCATCTGAGGGTGCAAAATGGGGTAAGGTTATGGAAGATGTCAGCGCCAAGGTCCGGGAACTCGGACCAAGTCCGATCAAAGAGTTTCAGAAATAAACTCATACATCATCCTTTTTTTAAGGTATGATAGTCCGGGTTTCATGGTCTGAAATGCCTTAATAATAGCCTATTACCACCAGTTCTTTGATCAAACAATGATTACTGGAGAGTATCGAGCGATGCCTGACTCCTCCAGGTTTACTTTTTATTACTGATTGCAGATCAGAAGATCACAGTCAGAACTTTAACTATTCTTTCATAAACATAGTTGCAACGAGTCAATAGATTTGAGAATATTCTTTTATAATACACTGAATTGAAGAGATTTTGCAGATCTGTTGGAGATACTACCTTCCGGGATATCATGTCAAGCAACGATTCATTACCTGAAATCCTTCCCCAGATCTCACTTAGGGAAGAGTATGATGACTGGGCGTTTCTCTATAATCCAGATACCAGGGCAACTGTGGGACTGACTCCCTCCGGAGTCACAGTCTGGAAATGCCTCATCGAAAAAAAAGACCTGGCTGGCATCAAAAAGGCATTATCAGAAGAGTTCGGAGATCTGCCAGATGATCTGGAGACAGATATCAGGGCATTTCTGGATCAGGTCGTTGATCTAGGATTTGCAAAGAGATAAGTCAGACAATGACTTCAGAGATACCTGAAAACCGCCGTCTGATGAAGACACCAAAGAGTCTGGACATAGATATTACCTCCCGGTGCAATCTTCACTGTAAATACTGTTTTCACCGGACAAGCCCGGCTGATACCGGGAGTGAACTATCAACTGCCGAATGGCTCTCGTTCTTTGATGAACTCGGGAGATGTGCCGTCATGGAGGTTACTATCGGGGGAGGTGAGCCATTCATCAGGACTGATCTGAGAGAACTGATTGGAGGTATAATAAAAAACCGGATGCGATTCTCTATCCTCTCGAATGGTTCATTGATCACACCTGATCTGGCGGAGAACATCGCCTCAACAGGCAGATGCAACTCGGTTCAGGTCTCGATAGACGGGTCCCGACCTGAAATTCATGATCGTCTACGCGGTGCTGGTTCTTTTGAGGGTGCTATCAGAGGGATAAAAAATCTCCAGTCATCAGGGGTCAGCGTGACTTCACGGATCACAGTAAACCCGTACAATATTGATGATCTTGACAATATTGCCAGACTTCTTCTCGATGAGATGGGAATGAACTTCATCTCTACGAACAGTGTATGCCATCTTGGTCTGGCACGTTCTCATGAGGATGAAGTGAACCTCAACGCAGAAGAGCAGTGTCGTGCAATGGAAAAACTCATGACTCTTGCCCGAATGTATGAAAACCGGATCATATCAA
This window encodes:
- the scmE gene encoding SynChlorMet cassette radical SAM/SPASM protein ScmE, which translates into the protein MTSEIPENRRLMKTPKSLDIDITSRCNLHCKYCFHRTSPADTGSELSTAEWLSFFDELGRCAVMEVTIGGGEPFIRTDLRELIGGIIKNRMRFSILSNGSLITPDLAENIASTGRCNSVQVSIDGSRPEIHDRLRGAGSFEGAIRGIKNLQSSGVSVTSRITVNPYNIDDLDNIARLLLDEMGMNFISTNSVCHLGLARSHEDEVNLNAEEQCRAMEKLMTLARMYENRIISTAGPLSQVRSYQQMEIARRNGRALPGRGYLTGCGCMWSKMTVRPDGMMVPCGMLSHIELGRINKVPLREVWQSHPEFTKLRDRYKIPLSTFDECRSCEYIMTCTGNCPASSYTRVHDVYAPSPDGCLKRFLQEGGRVIGMDGS
- a CDS encoding hydrogenase iron-sulfur subunit yields the protein MSDEWNPKIQAIICNWCSYAGADLAGGARIQYPPDVRGVRVMCTGRVDMLFILKAFVDGADGVLVSGCHFGDCHYLEGNYKAAKRMFMIKSLMKNIGLDDKRFRMTFVSASEGAKWGKVMEDVSAKVRELGPSPIKEFQK
- a CDS encoding PqqD family peptide modification chaperone, whose product is MSSNDSLPEILPQISLREEYDDWAFLYNPDTRATVGLTPSGVTVWKCLIEKKDLAGIKKALSEEFGDLPDDLETDIRAFLDQVVDLGFAKR